A part of Streptomyces sp. NBC_01497 genomic DNA contains:
- a CDS encoding exo-beta-N-acetylmuramidase NamZ family protein: MNLSRRGLLAAGGALGAAGAVAAAGPATAVAPRHGATGGSRVHTGFDRLSADGYRLLAGQKVGIVTNPTGITSDVRHIVDVMHADDRVDLVAVFGPEHGFRGTAQAGGGEGTSADPATGLPVYDTYQVSGQPLVDVFTKSGVDTVVFDIQDAGARFYTYIWTLYDCMEAAARAGKRFVVLDRPNPVTGREATGPVLHEEFASFVGRKPISQQHGMTVAELAALYNGEFLTKKADLTTVTMTGWQRSMYFDGTGLPWVLPSPNMPTPDTALVYPGTCMFEATNLSEGRGTARPFELLGAEGLDAAWARAATAQNLPGVHFREAYFAPTFSKFTGKTVGGLQLHVHDRDAFDAVRTGIALLITAKRLYGAFAWRADNDIATLTGSDQVGTMIDAGASTDQVVAAWQKELAAFRAVRRHYLLYR; encoded by the coding sequence ATGAACCTGTCCCGACGAGGTCTGCTCGCGGCGGGCGGCGCCCTGGGAGCCGCCGGGGCGGTGGCGGCGGCCGGGCCCGCGACGGCCGTCGCGCCCCGGCACGGTGCCACGGGCGGCTCCCGCGTCCACACCGGCTTCGACCGGCTGAGCGCGGACGGGTACCGGCTGCTGGCCGGGCAGAAGGTGGGGATCGTCACCAACCCCACGGGCATCACGTCCGACGTGCGCCACATCGTGGACGTGATGCACGCGGACGACCGGGTGGACCTCGTCGCGGTCTTCGGCCCCGAGCACGGCTTCCGCGGCACCGCGCAGGCGGGCGGCGGCGAGGGCACCTCGGCCGATCCGGCGACCGGCCTGCCGGTGTACGACACTTACCAGGTCAGCGGGCAGCCGCTGGTGGATGTCTTCACGAAGTCCGGTGTCGACACGGTCGTCTTCGACATCCAGGACGCGGGCGCCCGCTTCTACACGTACATCTGGACGCTGTACGACTGCATGGAGGCGGCGGCGCGGGCCGGCAAGCGCTTCGTGGTGCTGGACCGGCCCAACCCGGTCACCGGGCGGGAGGCCACCGGACCCGTGCTGCACGAGGAGTTCGCGTCCTTCGTAGGCCGCAAACCGATCTCGCAGCAGCACGGCATGACGGTCGCGGAGCTCGCCGCTCTCTACAACGGCGAGTTCCTCACGAAGAAGGCCGACCTGACGACCGTCACGATGACCGGCTGGCAGCGGTCGATGTACTTCGACGGAACCGGGCTGCCCTGGGTGCTGCCGAGCCCCAACATGCCCACCCCGGACACGGCGTTGGTCTACCCGGGCACCTGCATGTTCGAGGCGACCAACCTCTCGGAGGGCCGCGGCACGGCCCGCCCCTTCGAGCTGCTGGGGGCCGAGGGTCTGGACGCGGCGTGGGCGAGGGCCGCGACCGCGCAGAACCTGCCCGGCGTGCACTTCCGCGAGGCGTACTTCGCGCCGACCTTCTCCAAGTTCACCGGCAAGACCGTCGGCGGCCTGCAACTTCACGTCCACGACCGGGACGCGTTCGACGCGGTCCGTACCGGCATCGCCCTGCTGATCACCGCGAAGCGCCTCTACGGTGCCTTCGCCTGGCGCGCGGACAACGACATCGCGACCCTCACCGGCTCGGACCAGGTCGGCACGATGATCGACGCGGGCGCGAGCACGGACCAGGTGGTCGCCGCCTGGCAGAAGGAACTCGCCGCGTTCCGTGCCGTGCGCCGCCACTACCTCCTCTACCGCTGA
- a CDS encoding SDR family NAD(P)-dependent oxidoreductase, with product MEGFEGARVVVSGAGGGIGAALARRFAAGGARVAVNDLDAAKAAAVAAGIGGVAVPGDAATTIGQAREALGGRVDVYCANAGVGTGGDPMTDDDVWQSAWDVNVMAHVRACRALLPAWLERGEGRFVSTVSAAGLLTMLGAAPYSVTKHGALAFAEWLSLTYRHRGLRVHAICPQGVRTDMLAASGEAGRLMLAPDAIEPDAVADALFTAMAEDRFLVLPHPEAGRFAQARAADPDRWLATMNHYQQKLETREGVTE from the coding sequence ATGGAAGGCTTCGAGGGCGCGAGGGTCGTCGTGAGCGGAGCGGGGGGCGGCATCGGAGCCGCGCTCGCCCGCAGGTTCGCCGCCGGGGGCGCCAGGGTCGCCGTCAACGACCTCGACGCCGCGAAAGCCGCCGCCGTCGCGGCCGGGATCGGCGGCGTCGCGGTCCCCGGGGACGCGGCCACGACCATCGGCCAGGCCCGCGAAGCACTCGGCGGCCGGGTCGACGTCTACTGCGCCAACGCCGGTGTGGGCACCGGCGGCGACCCCATGACGGACGACGACGTGTGGCAGAGCGCCTGGGACGTCAACGTCATGGCACACGTACGGGCCTGCCGGGCGCTGCTGCCCGCGTGGCTGGAGCGCGGTGAGGGACGGTTCGTCTCCACGGTCTCGGCAGCCGGGCTGCTGACGATGCTCGGCGCCGCGCCCTACAGCGTCACCAAGCACGGCGCGCTCGCCTTCGCCGAATGGCTCTCGCTCACCTACCGCCACCGCGGCCTGCGCGTGCACGCCATCTGCCCGCAGGGCGTCCGCACGGACATGCTCGCGGCGTCCGGCGAGGCGGGGCGCCTGATGCTGGCCCCGGACGCGATCGAGCCGGACGCGGTGGCCGACGCGCTCTTCACGGCCATGGCCGAGGACCGCTTCCTCGTCCTGCCGCACCCCGAGGCCGGCCGGTTCGCGCAGGCGCGCGCCGCCGACCCGGACCGCTGGCTCGCGACGATGAACCACTACCAGCAGAAGCTGGAGACACGGGAAGGGGTCACCGAGTGA
- a CDS encoding class I adenylate-forming enzyme family protein translates to MTASIYAAKPWLGILNEAQRAPITPADSVVHAFRESAAGAPDRAAVVYFDGRLGYREADELSDSVAGHLAARGLARGERVAIMLQNSPQFVLALLGAWKAGAIVVPLNPMYKSAEVGHVLGDADVSALICSDRAWEAYLRDTAAGSPVRIALTTSELDLQTRDDRRVLGFERFPVAQDADDLLAVARSGLPAPGGRDPGPGDTALISYTSGTSGRPKGAMNSHRNIMFNAERQATGQGLAEGSCYFALAPLFHITGMVCELAACFANAGTLALAYRFEAGVVLDAFVEHRPAYTVGPSTAFMALAAHPDVTPAHFASFEQISSGGAPLPPALVEKFRAALGPYVHNGYGLTECTAPCASVPPGVEAPVDPESGTLAVGVPGPDTVVRILDDTGAEVPFGTQGEIAVSGPQVVSGYWHLPEATAEAFPGGELLTGDIGFMDAAGWLYVVDRKKDMINASGFKVWPREVEDVLYTHPAVREAAVVGVPDDYRGETVKAYVSLRPGADVDGDEVATYCKERLAAYKYPRVVEILPELPKTSSGKILRRELRSRRDA, encoded by the coding sequence GTGACCGCGTCGATCTACGCCGCCAAGCCCTGGCTGGGGATACTCAACGAGGCGCAGCGGGCACCGATCACCCCGGCCGACTCGGTCGTGCACGCCTTCCGCGAGTCGGCCGCCGGGGCCCCGGACCGGGCCGCCGTCGTCTACTTCGACGGCCGGCTCGGCTACCGGGAGGCCGACGAGCTCAGTGACTCCGTCGCGGGCCACCTCGCCGCGCGGGGCCTGGCCCGCGGCGAGCGGGTCGCGATCATGCTGCAGAACAGCCCCCAGTTCGTCCTCGCGCTGCTCGGCGCGTGGAAGGCCGGGGCGATCGTCGTCCCGCTCAACCCCATGTACAAGTCCGCCGAGGTCGGTCACGTCCTCGGCGACGCGGACGTCTCCGCGCTGATCTGCTCGGACCGCGCCTGGGAGGCCTACCTGCGCGACACGGCCGCCGGATCGCCGGTGCGCATCGCGCTGACCACCAGCGAGCTCGACCTCCAGACGCGTGACGACCGCCGGGTCCTCGGCTTCGAACGGTTCCCGGTGGCACAGGACGCCGACGACCTGCTCGCCGTGGCGCGCAGCGGCCTGCCCGCCCCGGGCGGACGGGACCCCGGCCCCGGCGACACCGCGCTCATCAGCTACACCTCGGGCACCAGCGGCCGCCCGAAGGGCGCGATGAACTCCCATCGCAACATCATGTTCAACGCCGAGCGGCAGGCCACAGGACAGGGCCTCGCGGAAGGCTCCTGCTACTTCGCGCTGGCCCCGCTGTTCCACATCACCGGCATGGTCTGCGAGCTCGCGGCCTGCTTCGCCAACGCCGGCACCCTCGCCCTCGCCTACCGCTTCGAGGCGGGCGTGGTGCTGGACGCCTTCGTCGAGCACCGGCCCGCCTACACCGTGGGCCCCTCCACCGCGTTCATGGCGCTCGCCGCGCACCCGGACGTCACCCCCGCCCACTTCGCGTCCTTCGAGCAGATCAGCTCGGGCGGCGCGCCGCTGCCGCCGGCGCTCGTGGAGAAGTTCCGCGCCGCGCTCGGCCCCTACGTCCACAACGGCTACGGCCTCACCGAGTGCACCGCGCCGTGCGCGTCCGTCCCGCCGGGCGTCGAGGCGCCCGTCGACCCCGAGTCGGGCACACTCGCCGTGGGAGTGCCGGGGCCCGACACCGTGGTGCGCATCCTCGACGACACCGGCGCCGAGGTGCCGTTCGGCACGCAGGGCGAGATCGCCGTGAGCGGCCCGCAGGTCGTCTCCGGCTACTGGCACCTGCCGGAAGCCACGGCGGAGGCCTTCCCCGGCGGGGAACTGCTCACCGGCGACATCGGCTTCATGGACGCCGCCGGCTGGCTGTACGTGGTCGACCGCAAGAAGGACATGATCAACGCGTCCGGCTTCAAGGTGTGGCCGCGCGAGGTCGAGGACGTGCTGTACACCCACCCCGCGGTGCGCGAGGCCGCCGTGGTCGGCGTCCCCGACGACTACCGGGGCGAGACGGTCAAGGCGTACGTCAGCCTGCGGCCCGGCGCGGACGTGGATGGTGACGAGGTCGCCACGTACTGCAAGGAGCGGCTCGCCGCGTACAAGTACCCGCGGGTGGTCGAGATCCTGCCCGAGCTGCCCAAGACCAGCAGTGGGAAGATCCTCAGGCGGGAGCTGCGTTCACGTAGGGACGCCTAG
- a CDS encoding TetR/AcrR family transcriptional regulator produces MARTTGGDGATPVPQRLLAAATRLFAEQGYDRTSVQEIVEAAGVTKGALYHYFGSKEDLLQEVYARVLRLQQERLDAYADADEPVEKRLRDAAADVVVTTIDNLDDASIFFRSMHHLSPEKNKQVRMERRRYHERFRDLVEEGQQSGVFSTATPPDLVVDYHFGSIHHLSTWYRPEGPLTPREVADHLADLLLRALRP; encoded by the coding sequence ATGGCCAGGACGACGGGGGGCGACGGCGCCACGCCGGTGCCCCAGCGGCTGCTGGCCGCCGCCACCCGGCTCTTCGCGGAGCAGGGCTACGACCGCACCTCCGTGCAGGAGATCGTGGAGGCCGCCGGCGTCACCAAGGGCGCGCTCTACCACTACTTCGGCTCGAAGGAAGACCTCCTGCAGGAGGTCTACGCGCGGGTGCTGCGGCTCCAGCAGGAGCGCCTCGACGCCTACGCGGACGCCGACGAGCCCGTCGAGAAGCGGCTGCGCGACGCGGCGGCCGACGTCGTCGTGACGACCATCGACAACCTCGACGACGCGTCGATCTTCTTCCGCTCGATGCACCACCTGAGTCCGGAGAAGAACAAGCAGGTGCGGATGGAGCGCCGCCGCTACCACGAGCGTTTCCGCGACCTCGTCGAGGAGGGGCAGCAAAGCGGTGTCTTCTCCACGGCGACCCCCCCGGACCTCGTGGTGGACTACCACTTCGGCTCGATCCACCACCTGTCCACGTGGTACCGCCCCGAGGGCCCGCTCACGCCACGCGAGGTCGCCGACCACCTCGCCGACCTGCTGCTGCGGGCCCTGCGGCCCTGA
- a CDS encoding acyl-CoA dehydrogenase family protein, protein MDFAFDARTQELRAKLLAFMDEYVYPAEPVLREQSETAADPWQIPPVIQDLKRAARSQGLWNLFLPDTRYGAGLTNLQYAPLAEITGRSPQLAPAALNCAAPDTGNMELLAEFADEAQRKQWLEPLLAGEIRSAFAMTEPEVASSDATNIETRITRDGDDYVVSGRKWYISGAMNPDCRIFIVMGKTDPDGADVRRQQSMVLVPRDTPGVEVRRGMRVFGYDDGHHGGHAEVVFDDVRVPASNLVGEEGGGFAIAQARLGPGRIHHCMRLIGMAERAIGLMCVRASSRTAFGKPIAAQGVVQNWIADARVSVEQLRLLVLKTAWLMDTVGNRGAHTEIQAIKIATPRAVVDILDKAIQLHGAGGVSQDHPLAELWAHARTLRLADGPDEVHQRSLARRELRKHA, encoded by the coding sequence ATGGACTTCGCATTCGACGCCCGCACGCAGGAGTTGCGGGCGAAACTGCTCGCCTTCATGGACGAGTACGTGTACCCGGCGGAGCCCGTTCTGCGTGAGCAGAGCGAGACGGCGGCCGACCCCTGGCAGATCCCGCCCGTCATCCAGGACCTCAAGCGGGCGGCCCGGAGCCAGGGCCTGTGGAACCTGTTCCTGCCGGACACGCGGTACGGCGCGGGGCTGACGAACCTCCAGTACGCGCCGCTGGCCGAGATCACCGGCCGCTCCCCGCAGCTGGCGCCCGCCGCGCTGAACTGCGCCGCGCCGGACACCGGCAACATGGAGCTGCTCGCCGAATTCGCCGACGAGGCGCAGCGCAAGCAGTGGCTGGAGCCGCTGCTCGCGGGCGAGATCCGGTCGGCGTTCGCGATGACGGAGCCCGAGGTGGCCTCGTCGGACGCGACGAACATCGAGACGCGGATCACCCGCGACGGCGACGACTACGTCGTCAGCGGCCGCAAGTGGTACATCTCCGGGGCGATGAACCCGGACTGCAGGATCTTCATCGTGATGGGCAAGACCGACCCGGACGGCGCCGACGTGCGCCGCCAGCAGTCGATGGTGCTGGTGCCGCGGGACACACCGGGCGTCGAGGTGCGCCGCGGGATGCGCGTCTTCGGTTACGACGACGGCCACCACGGCGGCCACGCGGAGGTCGTGTTCGACGACGTGCGGGTGCCCGCCTCGAACCTGGTCGGCGAGGAGGGCGGCGGCTTCGCCATCGCCCAGGCTCGGCTCGGTCCTGGCCGCATCCACCACTGCATGCGGCTGATCGGGATGGCGGAGCGCGCGATCGGGCTGATGTGCGTGCGGGCGTCGTCGCGTACCGCGTTCGGCAAGCCGATCGCGGCCCAGGGAGTCGTCCAGAACTGGATCGCGGACGCCCGCGTGAGCGTGGAGCAGCTGCGGCTGCTGGTGCTGAAGACGGCCTGGCTGATGGACACCGTGGGCAACCGGGGCGCGCACACGGAGATCCAGGCCATCAAGATCGCGACACCGCGCGCGGTGGTCGACATCCTCGACAAGGCGATCCAGCTGCACGGCGCGGGCGGTGTGAGTCAGGACCACCCGCTCGCGGAGCTGTGGGCGCACGCCCGCACCCTGCGTCTCGCGGACGGGCCGGACGAGGTGCACCAGCGCTCGCTGGCGCGCCGGGAGCTGAGGAAGCACGCCTGA
- a CDS encoding phosphotransferase family protein, with the protein MSQVPPPGLDLDRLRAHLDRERPGLVGGPLEARMCEGGRSNLTYVVHDTAAPEGTGQWVVRRPPLGHVLATAHDMRREHRVISALHTTPVPVPEALLLCEDESVTGAPFYVMEFVTGTPYRTAEELAPLGAARTRAAVLGLVDTLVDLHAVDPAAVGLGDFGRPEGFLDRQLRRWGKQLDASRSRDLPGIDELHSRLGGALPASPAPAVVHGDYRLDNVLLGDDDRIRAVLDWEMSTLGDPLTDLGLLVMYSVRLDLPDSPVSTAAGAPGHPEPAELIERYARRSGRDTSAIPWYTAFAWFKLAVILEGIHYRYTLGQTVGRGFDRIGDLVPLFIRHGLTTLQEG; encoded by the coding sequence ATGAGCCAAGTCCCCCCGCCAGGACTCGACCTCGACCGGCTGCGCGCCCACCTGGACCGCGAGCGGCCCGGCCTGGTCGGCGGCCCGCTGGAGGCGCGGATGTGCGAGGGGGGCCGCTCGAACCTCACCTACGTGGTCCACGACACCGCCGCGCCCGAGGGAACGGGCCAGTGGGTCGTGCGCAGGCCGCCGCTCGGCCATGTCCTCGCCACCGCGCACGACATGCGCCGCGAGCACCGCGTGATCAGCGCGCTGCACACCACGCCCGTACCGGTGCCCGAGGCGCTGCTGCTGTGCGAGGACGAGTCGGTGACGGGGGCGCCGTTCTACGTCATGGAGTTCGTGACGGGCACCCCGTACCGCACGGCCGAGGAGCTGGCCCCGCTGGGCGCCGCGCGCACCAGGGCCGCCGTGCTGGGCCTGGTGGACACCCTGGTGGACCTGCACGCCGTGGACCCGGCGGCGGTCGGGCTCGGGGACTTCGGCCGGCCCGAGGGGTTCCTCGACCGGCAGCTGCGGCGCTGGGGCAAGCAGCTGGACGCGTCCCGCAGCCGCGACCTGCCCGGCATCGACGAACTGCACAGCCGCCTCGGCGGCGCGCTGCCCGCCTCACCCGCGCCCGCGGTGGTGCACGGCGACTACCGCCTCGACAACGTGCTCCTCGGCGACGACGACCGCATCAGGGCCGTGCTCGACTGGGAGATGTCCACGCTCGGCGACCCGCTGACCGACCTCGGCCTGCTGGTCATGTACAGCGTCCGGCTCGACCTGCCGGACTCCCCCGTCAGCACGGCGGCCGGCGCGCCGGGCCACCCCGAGCCGGCCGAGCTGATCGAGCGCTACGCGCGCCGCTCGGGCCGGGACACCTCGGCGATCCCCTGGTACACGGCGTTCGCGTGGTTCAAGCTCGCCGTGATCCTGGAGGGCATCCACTACCGCTACACGCTCGGCCAGACCGTCGGCCGCGGCTTCGACCGCATCGGCGACCTGGTCCCCCTGTTCATCCGGCACGGCCTCACCACCCTCCAGGAAGGCTGA
- a CDS encoding glucarate dehydratase family protein, with product MDTSLTVDQVRLTPILIADPPLLNTQGVHQPYTPRLIVEVITRGGVVGVGETYGDGKYLELAQPLADALPGRPITDMNGLFALADDVCGESHNTETRVDAGGLRGAQTVDKLRLSIVSAFEVAFLDALGKHRGEPVHALLGGKVRDAVDYSAYLFYRWAQHPDGAHPAVQDDGWGAALDPAGVVAQARRFADTYGFRSFKLKGGVFPPDEEIAAIRALAEEFPGQPLRLDPNGAWSVETSLYVAERLAGVLEYLEDPASGTDLMARVSAGTSVPLATNMCVTAVPEIAEAFRRDAVQVVLSDHHYWGGLRRTQELAAICRAFGVGLSMHSNTHLGISLAAMTHVAATVPNLDYACDSHYPWQTEDVITVRHTFEDGHLTVSDAPGLGVELDREALAALHRRWAEDDGTMRERDDAAAMRTARPDWVRPPLPRW from the coding sequence ATGGATACATCGCTCACCGTCGACCAGGTCCGGCTCACCCCGATCCTCATCGCCGATCCTCCCTTGCTCAACACCCAGGGCGTGCACCAGCCCTACACCCCGCGGCTGATCGTCGAAGTGATCACCCGGGGCGGCGTCGTCGGCGTCGGGGAGACGTACGGCGACGGGAAATACCTGGAACTGGCCCAGCCGCTCGCCGACGCCCTTCCCGGCCGTCCGATCACGGACATGAACGGCCTCTTCGCCCTCGCCGACGACGTGTGCGGCGAGTCACACAACACCGAGACCCGCGTCGACGCGGGCGGCCTGCGGGGCGCGCAGACCGTCGACAAGCTCCGCCTGTCCATCGTCTCCGCCTTCGAGGTCGCCTTCCTCGACGCGCTCGGCAAGCACCGCGGGGAACCGGTCCACGCACTCCTCGGCGGCAAGGTCAGGGACGCCGTCGACTACAGCGCGTACCTCTTCTACCGCTGGGCCCAGCACCCCGACGGCGCTCATCCGGCGGTGCAGGACGACGGCTGGGGCGCGGCCCTCGACCCGGCGGGCGTCGTGGCACAGGCCCGCCGCTTCGCCGACACCTACGGGTTCCGCTCCTTCAAGCTCAAGGGCGGCGTCTTCCCGCCGGACGAGGAGATCGCCGCCATCCGGGCGCTCGCCGAGGAGTTCCCCGGGCAGCCGCTGCGGCTCGACCCCAACGGCGCCTGGTCCGTCGAGACGTCGCTGTACGTGGCGGAGCGGCTGGCGGGCGTCCTGGAGTACCTGGAGGACCCGGCGAGCGGTACGGACCTGATGGCGCGGGTCTCCGCGGGCACCTCGGTCCCGCTCGCCACCAACATGTGCGTGACCGCGGTGCCGGAGATCGCGGAGGCCTTCCGGCGGGACGCGGTGCAGGTCGTCCTCTCCGACCACCACTACTGGGGCGGACTGCGCCGCACCCAGGAACTCGCCGCGATCTGCCGGGCGTTCGGCGTGGGACTGTCCATGCACTCCAACACCCACCTCGGCATCAGCCTCGCCGCCATGACCCATGTCGCGGCGACCGTGCCCAACCTGGACTACGCCTGTGACAGCCACTACCCGTGGCAGACGGAGGACGTGATCACCGTCCGGCACACCTTCGAGGACGGGCACCTCACCGTGTCCGACGCGCCCGGTCTCGGTGTGGAACTGGACCGGGAGGCCCTGGCGGCGCTGCACCGCCGCTGGGCCGAGGACGACGGCACGATGCGCGAGCGCGACGACGCGGCGGCGATGCGCACGGCGCGGCCCGACTGGGTGCGGCCCCCGCTGCCGCGCTGGTGA
- a CDS encoding MBL fold metallo-hydrolase, which yields MPAMDPYLVRVSPQAYAYVQPDGGWCLNNAGVVSDGRTTLLVDTAATERRARLLREAVAAQGLPLPGTLVNTHHHGDHTYGNSMFAADATVVAHETCRSQQIAAGHQLHLVWPGTEFGEVPVVTPTMTYSDRMTLYVGGIPVRVLHPGVAHTTGDSIVHLPEQGVVFTGDLVFAGGTPFIFNGSLAGSLRALELLRSLDAEIVVPGHGPVTDPSAYDATERYLRFVEEVARAGHAKGLSPLETARGTDLGEFAALRESERLVANLHRAYAELDGLPEGVDLDPLLVFGDMTTVNGGQPVACHA from the coding sequence ATGCCCGCAATGGACCCGTACCTCGTCCGCGTCAGCCCGCAGGCGTACGCCTACGTCCAGCCGGACGGCGGCTGGTGCCTCAACAACGCCGGTGTGGTGAGCGACGGCCGCACGACGCTCCTCGTCGACACCGCGGCGACGGAGCGGCGCGCCCGGCTGCTGCGCGAGGCGGTCGCCGCACAGGGGCTGCCGCTGCCCGGCACCCTGGTCAACACCCACCACCATGGCGACCACACGTACGGCAACAGCATGTTCGCGGCGGACGCGACGGTCGTCGCCCACGAGACCTGCCGCAGCCAGCAGATCGCGGCGGGGCATCAGCTCCATCTGGTGTGGCCCGGAACGGAGTTCGGCGAGGTGCCGGTCGTCACACCGACGATGACCTACAGCGACCGCATGACGCTGTACGTGGGCGGCATACCGGTGCGCGTACTGCACCCCGGGGTCGCGCACACCACGGGCGACTCGATCGTCCATCTGCCGGAGCAGGGCGTGGTGTTCACCGGCGACCTGGTCTTCGCGGGCGGTACACCGTTCATCTTCAACGGCTCCCTGGCGGGCTCGCTGCGCGCACTGGAGCTGCTGCGGTCGCTGGACGCGGAGATCGTGGTGCCGGGCCACGGCCCGGTCACCGACCCGTCGGCGTACGACGCGACGGAGCGCTACCTGCGCTTCGTGGAGGAGGTGGCGCGCGCCGGGCACGCGAAGGGGCTCAGCCCGCTCGAAACGGCGCGCGGCACGGACCTCGGCGAGTTCGCCGCGCTGCGCGAGAGCGAGCGGCTCGTCGCCAACCTGCACCGTGCGTACGCGGAGCTCGACGGCCTGCCGGAGGGCGTGGACCTGGACCCGCTGCTGGTGTTCGGTGACATGACGACCGTCAACGGCGGGCAGCCCGTGGCCTGCCACGCCTGA
- a CDS encoding DUF202 domain-containing protein, whose product MATSAPGPRRADRPRDPGLQPERTRLAWRRTTLSCTVAAILAVRQALHDGVTALGVVAVALGALLWLAFLVVAHVRTLALATARPPRLGERAARTAAVCAVCLAALGVALLW is encoded by the coding sequence ATGGCGACCTCGGCACCGGGTCCGCGGCGGGCGGACCGGCCCAGGGACCCCGGGCTGCAGCCGGAGCGCACCCGGCTCGCGTGGCGGCGCACGACCCTGTCCTGCACCGTGGCGGCGATCCTCGCCGTGCGGCAGGCGCTGCACGACGGTGTCACGGCCCTCGGTGTGGTCGCGGTCGCGCTCGGCGCGCTGCTCTGGCTGGCGTTCCTGGTGGTCGCGCACGTCAGGACGCTCGCGCTCGCGACAGCGCGCCCGCCGCGCCTCGGGGAGCGTGCGGCGCGGACGGCGGCGGTGTGCGCGGTGTGTCTCGCGGCCCTCGGCGTGGCGCTGCTGTGGTGA
- a CDS encoding YidH family protein, producing MWFAPRRIGEEGTTPDYRFSLANERTFLAWIRTALALVGGGFAVDQFLPHLDGAVRAALAVALLAVGALASLRAVNHWVRCERAMRRGEDLPVSRFPTVLALVVGLLAVCMLVVVLLGRGG from the coding sequence CTGTGGTTCGCCCCCCGGCGCATCGGCGAGGAGGGCACGACACCCGACTACCGCTTCTCGCTCGCCAACGAGCGCACCTTCCTCGCGTGGATCCGTACGGCCCTCGCGCTGGTCGGCGGCGGGTTCGCGGTCGACCAGTTCCTGCCGCACCTCGACGGGGCGGTGCGCGCGGCCCTCGCGGTCGCGCTGCTCGCCGTGGGGGCGCTGGCCTCGCTGCGCGCCGTGAACCACTGGGTGCGCTGCGAGCGGGCGATGCGGCGCGGCGAGGATCTGCCGGTGTCGCGGTTCCCGACGGTGCTGGCTCTCGTGGTGGGGCTGCTGGCAGTGTGCATGCTGGTCGTGGTGCTGCTCGGCCGGGGCGGCTGA
- a CDS encoding NUDIX hydrolase: MAPEDEIVDVVDENDHVVGRAPRGEVYARGLRHRAAFVLARDARDRLFVHRRTATKLIFPSLYDVFVGGVLGAGESYDDGALREAEEELGVTGLPRPTPLFRFLYDAPEGRGSWWSAVYEVRCTLPVNPQAEEVAWHGFLPAGEVAARLRGEVPAGGAGEALPWEFVPDGRVAYERYARHARERPAADGTGGATGAGRA, translated from the coding sequence ATGGCTCCAGAAGACGAGATCGTGGACGTCGTCGACGAGAACGACCATGTCGTCGGCCGGGCGCCGCGCGGTGAGGTGTACGCGCGCGGTCTGCGCCACCGGGCCGCCTTCGTGCTGGCCCGGGACGCGCGGGACCGGCTGTTCGTACACCGCAGGACCGCGACGAAGCTGATCTTCCCCTCGCTGTACGACGTCTTCGTCGGCGGCGTGCTCGGCGCGGGCGAGAGCTACGACGACGGCGCGCTGCGCGAGGCCGAGGAGGAGCTCGGGGTCACGGGGCTGCCCCGGCCCACCCCGCTCTTCCGCTTCCTGTACGACGCGCCCGAGGGGCGCGGCTCGTGGTGGTCGGCGGTCTACGAGGTGCGCTGCACACTGCCCGTGAACCCGCAGGCAGAGGAGGTCGCGTGGCACGGTTTCCTGCCGGCCGGCGAGGTCGCGGCCCGGCTGCGCGGCGAGGTGCCCGCGGGCGGCGCCGGGGAGGCACTGCCGTGGGAGTTCGTGCCGGACGGCCGCGTCGCGTACGAGCGTTACGCGCGCCACGCGCGCGAGCGGCCCGCCGCCGATGGCACGGGCGGGGCGACGGGTGCCGGGCGTGCCTGA